TGGATGGAAAATTGCTCTTATCACCGCTGGCTCCAAAGAGCCTGCACACTGGACAGTTGAGGGCAGACTCATAATCGGGGCAGACATGGATGTTAATGGGGTTTTCCTTAGTTCCGATATTCTTGTTGAAAAAGTTCTCTGTGGTGTTGATGTTGTATTTTTCTCTGTTTGAGTTAACATAGATTTCAAATAGGCTCCTGAGACGTCCCTTGAGAGAGGAACCTGGAATGTAGGGGTAGTGCGTTAGAGGGTCTCTTATTACTGGAGAGTCAACACCCCCAATCTCTGCAACGTTTCTACCGGCCCCTATTTTGAGGCCAGTCTCTGCTTTGAGTTTTCCCGTAAATATGATCTTTCCATAAAATCCGCGGTCTCTACCCTCCATCATTCTCTACCTCCAAAGTAGCGGTGATAAGCAACAATGGCTTCAAAGAACATGTACACCTTCTCAAAATTCTCAGGGCTTGCATTTTGATCTAAGGACAGCCAGTTCAAAATTGGCTCTAATACCTCCTGGATGGGAAGGACACTTTTGTTTTTTCCTGCATAGTATGCCATTAACATGTTCATTCTTACGGCTTCTTTTTTGATTTTCTGAGTAACGGCTGTCATGTCCTTTTTAGTAGTTACCTCAGTATGAAGACTCTTTGCCATTTCAATTATTTTGCGTATCTGAGTTGTCCTTAAATCGTTAACAACGGCATATGCGGCCACTATAGCGGCGTTTTTGAGGACTTCAATCTCGTCCCAATTTTTAAAGCCTTTCCCGTTTTCTTCTCTTGCCTTGCTTTTCACTTCTTGATACAGACTTTTGAGTGCATCACGCACCTCAGACTTCCGAAGGCTA
The Thermococcus radiotolerans genome window above contains:
- the csm2 gene encoding type III-A CRISPR-associated protein Csm2; amino-acid sequence: MKVVGYQGGYGKGRHSPQRQERRHQHPRQDPETIRGIKKAFEEGNFSEVRTSLRKSEVRDALKSLYQEVKSKAREENGKGFKNWDEIEVLKNAAIVAAYAVVNDLRTTQIRKIIEMAKSLHTEVTTKKDMTAVTQKIKKEAVRMNMLMAYYAGKNKSVLPIQEVLEPILNWLSLDQNASPENFEKVYMFFEAIVAYHRYFGGRE